The region CTGACCGTTAGCTCCAGATAGGGACTCCAGCCATTATCCGGATCGTAGCTTTTCAGCCCGCTGCGACGCGCTTCATCGCGCGACACACCGTAGTAGTATTGGTTCAGGTTATCGCTGGCCCACTCAACACCGACGCCCGGCGTGACGCTCAGCGCACCGTTGTTGTAGTTGTACAACCAGCCGATGTCCCACAGAACACCGTTGCTGTTATCCAGCACATCGCCCGCCAGTGTGGTGCGCAGGAAACCGTACTCGGTATTGTGAATGTATGAAAGCCCCGCCATCATCGTCGCTTTACGGCGATCCAACTGACGCAACTGGTTATTATCACTGTCTTTTGGTTTGAACTCCCATGGGAAGTAAAACGCGGTGATGGAGAGTTTATCCGCCTGGTCATTCCACAGGTAATAACCGCCGCCTAAGCCGCGAAACCAGAAATTATCACTTTCATAGGTGATAACAGGAACCGGCAGGACACGTTTATCATACTGTTTATACGGGGATTCAACGACGCCTACGCCAGCGCCCAGTGAAAAGGTATTTTCTGCATTTGCTGCAAAAGCGCAGGACGCGGTCAGCACGCCCAGTGCCACGAGTTTGATTTTGGTCACAGTCCTTTCTTTCCTGTAGTCAAATAATTGGCGCAAGAAGTTTAACCGCCCGCGCCAGCCTACCCAAATTTTTTTACCTAAACATTACAAAAAAACGCAAATTCGATGGGACGAAAAGCCTGCCATCATCGGGGCAATAAAACACTTTCCCGCCCTGTTCATTAACCCTCTTCGGCCATTTCTGGTGATAAATGACGCGCTGTACATACCGTTACACGGCAGTGCTCATCATCTGTCATAAGGCTGGTATATAGTGTCGCGGAAACAGAGATCAATTCCTCTGTAATGTTAAAAAACAACATATTTTAAACAAATGAATATCAAGTAGTTTTAATTTTATAATGAAAATCAAAAATACTTTCTGCCTACATTTCCTGATGGCGTTTCTCGCCATCCTGTTCCTCTGCGTTCATCCGCTGTTGACCCGTTTTGATCCGCCGCTTAAATTCCAGCCGCTGATTAAAGCAATGGACGGTACGGCAAAAGAACAGGCGGAAAAAATAGCCACTATTTCTCATGCCCTGCAGGGTAATGCGATTTTTTTCATCGGCGCATCGGAAGTCGCCACCTCAGAAGATGAACCTTACGCTGTATATAATTACCTTAATAATGATTTACACCGTAATGTTGTTGCATTTGGCGACAGTTTTGATGATAGCGTCACCCATTTTCTTCTGCTGTCTCGCTTTAAGAATGACCTTAACGCAAACAGTAAAGTCGTTTTACTGCTCGCGCCCGATAGTTTTTATTCAACCGGCGTACCTCCGGCTATTTTCGCGAATAATTTTCCGGCACCGGTTTTTAATCCTTTAATGGAGGATGAACAAACACGACCATTCCTGGTCAACTACTTACGCCATATCAATAAAAAAGAGACCAGCCATTTAACCTTTGAACAAATGAAAATTGCTGGCTGGGATCTGGATAATATCTGGCAAGAAGTCAGTTACGAATTTGCTAATTTCTGCACACTGATTAAAAACGACTGGCTGGCGTTGCTGGACGTTGAAGCGTCACCCGCACGCCCCTGGCCTGTACAACCCGCTGTTGATATCACGCCGAACTGGGAACATGAACTGGCCCACGCCCGCGAATTGAACGAGGCGCGCCAGGAAAGCGCAGACACCTTGTGGATGGACAAAACGGTTTATCAACCCGGCGAAAAACCAGAAGTATGGGACGATTCGCCCGTTGAGCCGGAACAGTTGAAAGCGTTTCGCGCCATGATTAAGTTGCTGAAAGAGCACCACGTTCAGGTGGTAGTCATTATCGATGCGATAAACCGTCGTGCGGTGCAAAACCCTGAGCTGGTGCAGCCTGCGGTAACGCAAACCACCGCCATCCTGAAAGAAAACCAGATCCCCTATTTTGATATGTACTCCATGCCGTATCAGGACGGCTGGAACTGGGATCGCCTGCATCCTACCGATCTGGCATGGGTACCGATGGACCGCTTTATTATTGAGAGTTTTAAACGATGAAATACGCTATTCGCCTGTTTTTCCTTTATCTCTTACTGGCGGTCACCGTTATCGCGTGGTCCTCTGTTGATGAAAGCATGAATTTAAAAGTGCACTTTGAATATCAAAAGTTCTGAGGAATGAATGATGTACAGCTCCGGAACCTTTTTCTTTTTTCTCTTTTCCTCGGCGTTGTTATTTGCGCTGGTTAACCGCGTGCTGCGCTATCGGTTAACTTACTTATGTGCTTTTTCCGTGCTGGCGGCCTTTGGCTGGGGATATATATTTCAGGGCGACTATATCGTTCCCGTCGCGGTTTTTATCAGCTTTTATATTCTCGTCACCTTAAAAGAGAAAGGCTGGTTAAAAACCTGGCAGGCGGTAAGTTTAACGTTAGTGCCTTTGTTTGCGGTGAAATTACACCTGAATAACCATTGGGGCATGATTGGCTTATCTTTTATGACCTTTCGCGCCATCGATGTTTTGCTCTATCGCAATAAAAAAGACGGCAACAATGTTTTGCACTACTTCTGTTACCTGTTTATGCCGTTCATTATTCTGGCCGGCCCAATGTACCGCTGGCGGACGTGGATAACGGATATTAATAAACCGGTGTTTACGCTCACGCGTGAGCAATTTCTCATAGCCGCAGAACAAATTTTCACCGGCATCGTGCAGAAATTTTTATTCGCCATGCTGATCGATAACCTGGTGATCCAGGACTGGAGCCACCGCCCGTTTACATTAAGTGTCGGCGTCGTGATGTCGCTCGCCTACAGCGCTTACCTCTATTTTGATTTCGCCGGTTACAGCAATATGGCCATCGGCGCCGCTCGTTTGTTTGGCCTCAACGTTCCGGCAAACTTTAATATGCCGATTCTGGCGAAAAACCCGCAGGATTTCTGGCGTCGTTTCCACATCAGCCTTTCAGAGTGGCTGCGCGATGTGGTGTTTATGCCGATTTATATGAATTTAATGAAGCTCGACTTTTTCCGTCAGAACAAAACACTGGCGCAGAATATTGGTATTTTCTGCACGCTGTTTTGTATGGGGGCATGGAACGGGCTCGAACGGCACTATGTGATTAGCGGCGCGCTGTTTGGCGCCATTTCTGTGGCGCACAACATGCTGCTGTGGTCAGCCAAACGTAGCCCGGTGCTGAACCGCTGGCTGCAATTTCCCTCGATCCTCTTTTTGGGACGCCTGTTAACGCTGGCAAGCGCTGCGGCATCTCTTTACATTTTTAGCGGAATGTCACCTCTATGAACCTACACTCTGACCTCCAGGCGCTGCAGGATTTCCTGCGTGCGGCATTACTCGATCCCGCCCGCCCGCATCAGTTAGCGATAAGCGGCAGCGATGAAGCACTTAACTGGCAACAGCTCTCTGGCGCGGTGACAGACTGGGCCGAACGCTATCAGCGCTGTCAGCCTTCGCCGGCGACGCCAGTGGTGTTGTACGGCCACCAGCAGGCGGAATTCGCCGTCGCTATCTATAGCTGCCTGCTGCATAACATTCCTTACATTCCGGTAGATTGCATCTATCCGCAGGAACGGTTGAAAGAGATTTGCCATCTCGCCAGCGCGCCGTACTACTACGACGTAGCGACCCGGCAGTTTGTGCCGACCGGTGAAATCGCCCAGCCGCTGGCAGAGCCGGATCTCGCCTATATCATGTTCACCTCCGGCAGCACGGGTAAACCGAAAGGCGTGCAGATCGGCCGTGAAAGCGTGTGGCACTTTATGCAGTGGGTGCGTCAGGATTTTGCCTTGCCGGAAGTACCGGTATTGATGAATCACGCGGTGTTCAGCTTTGACCTGTCACTGATCCCATTGCTGGCAAACCTGGCAACCGGCGGCCATATCGTGCTGAACGCCAAAGAGGATATCGCGGCAGAAAACTGGCTTGAGCGCCTGAAAAGTAACGCGGTCTCAGTCTGGGTTTCCACCCCCTCTTTCGCTTACCAGAAACTGCTCTCGCCGCAATTCAACAGTGATTATTTGCCCGCGCTCGGCGTGTTTGTGTTTATCGGCGAAGTGCTAAACAAAGCGCTGGTCAAACAGCTTCGCCGCCGCTTCCCGCAGGCCAAAATCCTCAACTCCTACGGCCCGACCGAAGCGACTATCGCCACTACCGTTGTCGAAATCACGGACGACATCCTCGCCAGCGAAAACGATCTGCTGCCGGTCGGCACCATGATGCCAGAGAGCAGAATGGAGATTACCGCTGACGGTGAGCTGGTTATTTGGGGCAAAAACGTGATGCGCGGTTATCTCGGCCTGCCGCAGGAGAACGCGGCGAAACTGCTGCACCGTGAGGGCGAAGCATGGCGCGGCTACAAGACCGGTGATCTGGGCTACGAAGATGGGCTTATTTACTGCCAGGGCCGCAACGACAGCCAGATCAAGCTCAACGGTTATCGCATCGAAATTAACGAGATTGAAAACCGCCTGCTGGCGATGTCCGGCATTCGTGAAGCAGTGGTATTACCGCTAATGAAAGCGGGCGGCGGCGTGCTGCGTATCGCGGCATTCTGCGTAACAAATCTGGCGCCGGACGCGATTAAACACTCGCTTTCACAGGTGGTGCCGCCATACATGGTGCCGTCGCAAATCATCATCCAGGAGGCTTTGCCGCTGAACCCTAACGGCAAAATCGACCGCAAACTGCTGGATACCCATGCCCGCAGCAACTGAATACACAGGAAAAATCATGGAACAAGAAATTCTCGCGCTGTTTGAAAAGATTTTATCCCGCAAAGTGGGCTTTCACGATGAGCTGATTGAGTCCGATATTCTCGACTCCATCCTCGCCGTCGATATGGTGCTGGAAGTGCAGGACGTTTACGGCTGCATGATCCCACCAACAGAAGTCGCCAGCGTGCTGAAAACCCCAGCGGATCTCGCGCAATACATTGAAGAGCACCGCAGCTGACATGTCATTTTACGGTGCCGGGCATTGCCGCCCGGCACCGCGTCTTTCGTTTTGCTGGCGACAACCGCCCTGTTAATCCTGTCTGTCATCATCCTTTAACACAGCTCGCGTACTTCTGTTGTCGATAATCTTTCCGCTTCGGCGAAGTGACCATGACGGCGTCACTTTTTCTATACTTGCGATCCCGCACATCCTGTAAAAATTTACCAACATTCGCCTGATGTAAAATGTTGGCATTTTCCAATGCAGAATCCCGATATTAAATATAAAAAATCTGTATAAATCTAACTCAATAGATATTTAATCCAAATATGGGGCAAAAAAAGGCCCTCTGCCATCAGAATCTTCTTCAGCGATAACTTGATCAAAGCTGGATACACGCTCATAACAAATAGGACGGAGCATAATTTTTATCCCGTTGGTTTGCGACGCTAAAAGTGGA is a window of Enterobacter sp. R4-368 DNA encoding:
- a CDS encoding MBOAT family O-acyltransferase translates to MYSSGTFFFFLFSSALLFALVNRVLRYRLTYLCAFSVLAAFGWGYIFQGDYIVPVAVFISFYILVTLKEKGWLKTWQAVSLTLVPLFAVKLHLNNHWGMIGLSFMTFRAIDVLLYRNKKDGNNVLHYFCYLFMPFIILAGPMYRWRTWITDINKPVFTLTREQFLIAAEQIFTGIVQKFLFAMLIDNLVIQDWSHRPFTLSVGVVMSLAYSAYLYFDFAGYSNMAIGAARLFGLNVPANFNMPILAKNPQDFWRRFHISLSEWLRDVVFMPIYMNLMKLDFFRQNKTLAQNIGIFCTLFCMGAWNGLERHYVISGALFGAISVAHNMLLWSAKRSPVLNRWLQFPSILFLGRLLTLASAAASLYIFSGMSPL
- a CDS encoding D-alanyl-lipoteichoic acid biosynthesis protein DltD, with translation MKIKNTFCLHFLMAFLAILFLCVHPLLTRFDPPLKFQPLIKAMDGTAKEQAEKIATISHALQGNAIFFIGASEVATSEDEPYAVYNYLNNDLHRNVVAFGDSFDDSVTHFLLLSRFKNDLNANSKVVLLLAPDSFYSTGVPPAIFANNFPAPVFNPLMEDEQTRPFLVNYLRHINKKETSHLTFEQMKIAGWDLDNIWQEVSYEFANFCTLIKNDWLALLDVEASPARPWPVQPAVDITPNWEHELAHARELNEARQESADTLWMDKTVYQPGEKPEVWDDSPVEPEQLKAFRAMIKLLKEHHVQVVVIIDAINRRAVQNPELVQPAVTQTTAILKENQIPYFDMYSMPYQDGWNWDRLHPTDLAWVPMDRFIIESFKR
- a CDS encoding AMP-binding protein, which gives rise to MNLHSDLQALQDFLRAALLDPARPHQLAISGSDEALNWQQLSGAVTDWAERYQRCQPSPATPVVLYGHQQAEFAVAIYSCLLHNIPYIPVDCIYPQERLKEICHLASAPYYYDVATRQFVPTGEIAQPLAEPDLAYIMFTSGSTGKPKGVQIGRESVWHFMQWVRQDFALPEVPVLMNHAVFSFDLSLIPLLANLATGGHIVLNAKEDIAAENWLERLKSNAVSVWVSTPSFAYQKLLSPQFNSDYLPALGVFVFIGEVLNKALVKQLRRRFPQAKILNSYGPTEATIATTVVEITDDILASENDLLPVGTMMPESRMEITADGELVIWGKNVMRGYLGLPQENAAKLLHREGEAWRGYKTGDLGYEDGLIYCQGRNDSQIKLNGYRIEINEIENRLLAMSGIREAVVLPLMKAGGGVLRIAAFCVTNLAPDAIKHSLSQVVPPYMVPSQIIIQEALPLNPNGKIDRKLLDTHARSN
- a CDS encoding acyl carrier protein, whose product is MEQEILALFEKILSRKVGFHDELIESDILDSILAVDMVLEVQDVYGCMIPPTEVASVLKTPADLAQYIEEHRS
- a CDS encoding MipA/OmpV family protein; translated protein: MTKIKLVALGVLTASCAFAANAENTFSLGAGVGVVESPYKQYDKRVLPVPVITYESDNFWFRGLGGGYYLWNDQADKLSITAFYFPWEFKPKDSDNNQLRQLDRRKATMMAGLSYIHNTEYGFLRTTLAGDVLDNSNGVLWDIGWLYNYNNGALSVTPGVGVEWASDNLNQYYYGVSRDEARRSGLKSYDPDNGWSPYLELTVSYRLTDSWTVYGTGRYTHLSDEIKDSPMVDKSWGGLLSTGVTYRF